The Vicinamibacterales bacterium sequence AGCAGACGTTCGATTCGAGCATCTACCTGGCGACCGGCGTCCTGCCGCGTGGGGAGCAGGACTACCAATATGCGGCCGGCTGGCAGCGCGACGACAGTGGCGAGACGCCGGTCTATACGGACCTGGAAGCGACGGGGTATCACCGCGCCGGTCTCACCAACTGGTTGACCGCCGGGTTCGAAGCGGAGGGCCGCGAGGGCGTCGCCGCCGGGGGACCGACTCTGAACATACGGCTGGCGCGTCTCGGCGAGGCGGACCTGCACGCATGGGCGAGCGATTCGAGAGACGGCCATCAGGGGCTGGCCTTCTATGGCGTTTACGCGTTTGCCAGCCCAAGGCTGACGCTCGGCGCGACGGCACAGTATTACGCGCCCGGCTTTGCCAACCTGTCGCTGACACCGGGGAGCGCCAGCACGCCCGAGTTCTACCAGGCGTCGGCGGGCGTGCCGCTCTTCAGGATCGGCAGTCTGAACTACACCATCACCGCCGAGCGATCGCCGGCCGGCGTATTCGGCTTCACGCGGCCTGACGGCAGTTTCGACGACACGATCGTGCCGAGCGGATCACAATCGCTGCGCCTGACACTCCGATTGACCAGACGCACCCAGCTCATCACCTCTGCGACCCGGACCAGCGTCCGCGGCACGACGCAGTGGGATGGCTTCGCGGGCGTCAACGTCGCCATCGGCCGGCAGACGACCGCGAGTGTGACCTACTCGAGCGTGCCGGGCTCGCCGCCCTCGACATACGCCAGTCTCGATCGCCCGCTGCCCGTTGGCGTCGGCTACGGGTTTCGGGTGACCGGATCGGATCTCGACACGGGAACGGCCAGCGGCCAGTTCGAGGTCAACACGCCGTTCAATCACATGACGGTGACCTACGACGCCACGCAAGGCGGTGCGTCGCAGACCGGCTCGGCCACACTCGCCGGCGGCATCGTGGCGACGCGAGGCGGCCTGTTCTTCGCGCGCGAGCTCGACCAGAGCGTGGCGGTCGTCGAGATCCCCGGGCTCAAGGGGGTGCGCATCCAGTCCGACAACGTGGACGTCGGGCGCACCAACGGCGGCGGCCGCCTGCTCGTCCCGCGACTGCTGCCGTATCTGGCCAACCGCATCAGCCTGTCAGAGGCCGACATCCCGTTTGCGTACAGCGTGCCGGTGACCGCGCAATTCGTCGCACCCGCGTTTCGCGGCGCGGCCTACGTCAAGTTCGCGACCGCGCGGGTGCAGGGGCGCGTCGGATCGATCCGGATGACCATCGATGGCGAGGAGGTGGTCCCGGCGTTCGGCGCGATCGTCGTCGAGGTCGAGGGAAGGCGCGTCGAGTCGCCGCTCAACGCCGACGGCACGTTCTTTCTCGACCTGCCCGACGGTCATCACATGGCGACGGTGACCTACAAGGGACGCTCGTGCGAGGTGGAGCTCAACGCGATCGCGACCTCGGCGCTCGTCCAGCAACTGGGGACGCTGCGATGTGGATCCTGAGCGACCGCCGGGGTCTGGCGCTCGTCGTCGCGGCCGGCCTTGCCGCGTCGCTGTTCACGCCGGCGGCGGCTGCCGACTCCAACAAGACCTGCGCGCTCAACGGCGTCAGCATCATGGCATTCGGCGTCTACGATCCGGTCAACGACGCGCCGCTCGACGTCGAAGGCCGCATCGCGTATCGCTGTTTCGTTGGCTTCAACGGCACGAGCGCTCGGACGACCGGGAGCCTCAACCGCCAGCTCCGGAGTGCCATCAACGTGCAGATCTCGCTCGGCTCCGGGGGCAGCGGCGGCTACGACCGCTACATGTCGGGAGGACGCGACAGGCTCCGCTACAATCTGTATCTGGACGCGCAGCGGGGGCAGATCTGGGGCGACGGCACCAGCGGCACACAGGTCTACATGGCGGCAGCGCAGCCCAACAATCATGAAGTGATCGTCCCGGTCTTCGGGCGGGTCTTCCCGGCGCAGGACGTGTCGGCGGATTTCTATCTCGATCAGATCATCGTGACGCTGGATTTCTAGAAATCCAGTGTCACGACGACGGTGCGGCCGTCGGTGGCCATATCGCGCGAGACGAGGAACGTGGCGTCGCCGCCGGCGCGCGCGTGGCGACCCACGATCGGCGCCAGAGATCGGCCACCGGCGCTCGCGCGAAGCACGTGCAGGCTCGACGCGCCGCACGACGCCGTCACCGCCGGAGGCTGTCCAGCAGCTGGTGCGTCGATCACGCTGACGCGGCAGTGCGGCAGGACCGTCGCGCCCACGCTCATCGCCGCCGTCGTCTGGGCCGACACCGTGGCGGCCGCGAGGCCGAGACACGCGGTCGCGGACAGCACGAACTTCATGCGGGTATTGTAGCGCGCCGTCGGGTCGATCTCGCTCCGCGCGCGCGGGCACAGACGGTGATGATCTGGGCGAAATGTTGCCGCCTAGAGCCAGCGCCGGACTCGGCGCTGATAGGCCACGTACTCCTCGCCGAATACGTCGGTCAGCCGCGCCTGCTCGATTGGAATCACGGCCCAGTTCACGTACGCCAGTACGACGGTCAGGAGAGGAACAGGCCAGACCTGCCGGAGGAGAAACGCCTCACCGACGTACGCGATCGTCAACCCGACGTACATCGGATTGCGGCTGAAGCGATAAGGGCCCCACGTGACCAGCCGCGCAGACGACTCGCCGGGTACCGTCGTAGTCCGAGCCCTGTGAAACGTGATCAGGCCCCAGCCGGCAGTCAGCGCCCCGGCGGCAAAGATCACCGCCCCAACGCCGGAAGTGACGCTCCCGTTGACGTCCTTACCGAGGTGCTCGGGCCAGACGTGCTCCAGGCCTGCGCCGATCAGGTAGGCGAGGACGAATACCCACGGCACGGGAATTCGCAGGAGCGGCCGCAACGGTTTGGCAACCTCGTCCAGCCGGACTTGCTTGAGCATGGTTTGCCCCCTCGAGAGACGACCACATCATAGTCCTCACGCGATGCGAAGACGGCTCGACACCAAATGGCGTCTGCGGTGTCCAACAGAACTCGGAGGGCGAGTTGTATGTGGCGAATCCCGCTCGTGGCCGCGCTGTTGGGGCTGATGGCCGGTGCCGGCGCTCCGCCGCCGTCGCCTGTCGTGCGCGCCTGGTTCCCCGTCGCCGTGGGAAACCGATGGGTGTATCAGCACGCAGCGTTCGACGCCGGCGAACACGGGATGGCGGACCCGAAGATCGAGCGCTGGAAGACGGAGGAGACGATCGACGCGGTCACCGACGTGGCGGACGGGACGATGATCGTCGAACACGTGCGGGCGTACGACCACGAGATGCTCAATGGATGGCTCGCCGAGAACGATGCGACGACCCGCCTTCGGCCCGTCGAACGGATCCTGATTCATGAGAATTGTCTGTATCGGGATGGAGATACGTATCGGGGTGCCGACGGGGAAGACACCCCGAGTCTGTGTTTCCCGATGGCCGCCGGGGGAACGTGGGGGCAGTCGGCTGCGACGTCCCCGGCGTTGGAGGCGGTCTGGCACGTCCGAGCCGTCGCAGGCGATCCGTTCGGCGTCGCGGGAGCACGGACGTACCACGCGTCTGCGCACGAGGGCGCCGGCTTCTTCCGGGATATCTGGTATACGCAGGGGATCGGCATCGTGCAGGACGTCGGCGAGCACCACGGCACCTACCTGGAAGAACGGTCTCAGTTGCTGTCAACTACCCTGGCGGGAGAGATGAGGGCGTACTCCCTGCAACCGGCGAGGACGGTACCAGTGAGTGAACTCGACTGCCTGGGCATCGGTTGGCAGCATTTCGCCCACGAGGATGGGAGCGCCTTCGTGACTCCGACCGACTGTGTCGAGGCCGCGCGACGGACGCCGAGGCGGTGAACGAAATCTCGTCGTCAACGATTCACGATCGGGCCTTGTCTTGACGAACCCGCCGCCCATCTCCAATGATCTGTAAATGACGGCTGACGGGCGAGGGATCCTCATGGCTGCCGCGCTGTGCGGCATGGCGACGGCCGTCCTTGCTCAGGGTGGTCCCATTCCGATCGTCCAGGCGACCCAGACTGGCGCGACGAAGTTCGATCCTGGCGACACGCCGACCGGGGGCAAGGGACAGACGATCGACGGCATCGAGGGCTCGTCGCGCGAGATGCTGCAGGTCCACGTCCACGCGCACCTGTCGCTGTTCTACAAAGGACAGCAGATCGCGATCCCCTACGGCATCGGTATCGTCCAGCCGTTTCAGGTGAACAACGGCTTCGTCGGAATGGGTGCGGGCATCTACTGGCTGCACACGCACGACGCGACCGGCATCATCCACGTCGAGTCGCCGGACAGCCGGACGTACACGCTCGGCCAATTCTTCGACATCTGGGGCCAGCCGCTCGATGGACGCAACGTCGCGGGTCTAACTGGAACAGTGCGGGCGTTCGTCGACGGCAAGAGCTTTACCGGCAACCCTCGCAACATCGTGCTCGGCGCACACACCCAGATCACCATCGAAGTGGGCGCGCCGTTCGTGCCTCCGCCGGTGTACGCGTTCCCTGCCGGTTTGTAGAGGCGGGCCGCCGGGGCTCGAAGCCGAAGGAAATGGGATCATCTCGGGCTCAGCCGACTTTTCGAAGCCGACGAAGACTCGTCAAATGTCCTCCGGGTTTCCTTACCGGCGTGGCTATTCGCTGCGAAGCGCTACGTTGGGATCGACCGCCGCGGCCCTGCGGGCCGGCAGGTAGCAGGCAAAGAACGCGGCACAGATCAACGGAATCGGCGTCACCACCAGCATCCACGGATCGACGATGGCGACGTCCAGCTCGAGATACGCGCGCGCGATCGCCCGGCCGACGAGGCCAATCGACAACCCGAAGATGAGCCCGTCGAGGACGGGGCGATAGCCGTCCACGAGCACCATGCGCTTGATCTGTCCGGCGGTGGCCCCCAACGACATCCGCACGCCGAATTCCCGCGTGCGGTTTGCGATGATATGCGACT is a genomic window containing:
- a CDS encoding fimbria/pilus outer membrane usher protein, yielding MAAGVLVAACLVWTSLSPSGGQPQRAFAALVVNDVPKGTALVVVDGDRIWLPVAVLEQAGLHGFEGRRDTLFGEAHVLLSSLEPDITAVFDRANVEIHVTAAPRFFAETHVELQYQRPADLIISHSPSAFINYSATWDQEAGTSGFGEAGFELFGNTSMVSAFTAYPDGVVGRGLTTLTVDAVSRRQRWQLGDIVAASTPLGSAPTLAGAAFGRDYSLDPYFYRYAAPTVRGTATAPSDVEIYVNGALVRRLPIGPGPYRLDRLPLNSGLGDVQVVVRDRLGRQQTFDSSIYLATGVLPRGEQDYQYAAGWQRDDSGETPVYTDLEATGYHRAGLTNWLTAGFEAEGREGVAAGGPTLNIRLARLGEADLHAWASDSRDGHQGLAFYGVYAFASPRLTLGATAQYYAPGFANLSLTPGSASTPEFYQASAGVPLFRIGSLNYTITAERSPAGVFGFTRPDGSFDDTIVPSGSQSLRLTLRLTRRTQLITSATRTSVRGTTQWDGFAGVNVAIGRQTTASVTYSSVPGSPPSTYASLDRPLPVGVGYGFRVTGSDLDTGTASGQFEVNTPFNHMTVTYDATQGGASQTGSATLAGGIVATRGGLFFARELDQSVAVVEIPGLKGVRIQSDNVDVGRTNGGGRLLVPRLLPYLANRISLSEADIPFAYSVPVTAQFVAPAFRGAAYVKFATARVQGRVGSIRMTIDGEEVVPAFGAIVVEVEGRRVESPLNADGTFFLDLPDGHHMATVTYKGRSCEVELNAIATSALVQQLGTLRCGS
- a CDS encoding spore coat U domain-containing protein, yielding MWILSDRRGLALVVAAGLAASLFTPAAAADSNKTCALNGVSIMAFGVYDPVNDAPLDVEGRIAYRCFVGFNGTSARTTGSLNRQLRSAINVQISLGSGGSGGYDRYMSGGRDRLRYNLYLDAQRGQIWGDGTSGTQVYMAAAQPNNHEVIVPVFGRVFPAQDVSADFYLDQIIVTLDF
- a CDS encoding isoprenylcysteine carboxylmethyltransferase family protein codes for the protein MLKQVRLDEVAKPLRPLLRIPVPWVFVLAYLIGAGLEHVWPEHLGKDVNGSVTSGVGAVIFAAGALTAGWGLITFHRARTTTVPGESSARLVTWGPYRFSRNPMYVGLTIAYVGEAFLLRQVWPVPLLTVVLAYVNWAVIPIEQARLTDVFGEEYVAYQRRVRRWL